Proteins encoded in a region of the Candidatus Hydrogenedentota bacterium genome:
- a CDS encoding efflux RND transporter periplasmic adaptor subunit has protein sequence MKKQKLLTRTVMAVVAVAAAVYGYRWWNGTDEGTEASSRAITLAKIERGDMRQEVPCNGRVVSNLDVEIKCRASGEIIKLPFDVSDTVKKGDLLMELDPVDQQRIVQQREVTLSASEARLAQAKSTLKAAEQNLAADRIMAAAAVESALARANDASAKAKREEQLFAKKYSSEEFVETAQTTAMQAKQDYNTAVAQVEALKAQEADLETRRQEIKLAEAQIENDRIALSLAKLQLDYTKVYSPIDGVVSDRQVEIGQIIASGINNVGGGTAVLMLSDLSRIFILASVDESDIGSIAIDQPAEITVDAFPGKSFTGRVDRIAAKGVNLQNVVTFEVRIEVEGENKTLLKPEMTTNVTIVVADKSGVLTIPYNAVARERGKAYTVLAKADGSEGEKVPIELGITNGEAWEVVSGVNEGDTVTVQRAEVDSEWNRDGGGANSARGRMMMMRTMGGGGRGR, from the coding sequence ATGAAGAAGCAGAAACTCTTGACAAGAACCGTGATGGCGGTCGTGGCGGTTGCCGCCGCGGTGTACGGTTACCGGTGGTGGAACGGGACGGATGAGGGAACCGAGGCCTCGTCGCGGGCGATAACGCTTGCGAAGATTGAGCGTGGCGATATGCGGCAGGAGGTTCCGTGTAATGGCCGGGTGGTCTCGAACCTCGATGTCGAGATTAAGTGCCGGGCAAGCGGGGAGATCATCAAACTTCCTTTCGATGTGAGCGACACGGTAAAGAAGGGCGACCTGCTGATGGAGCTCGACCCGGTCGACCAGCAGCGGATCGTGCAGCAGCGCGAGGTGACGCTTTCAGCATCGGAGGCGCGCTTGGCGCAGGCGAAATCGACGTTAAAGGCGGCCGAACAGAACTTGGCGGCCGACCGAATCATGGCGGCGGCGGCGGTCGAGTCGGCGCTGGCGCGCGCCAACGACGCGAGCGCGAAAGCCAAGCGCGAGGAGCAGCTATTCGCGAAGAAGTATTCGAGCGAAGAGTTTGTGGAGACGGCGCAGACGACCGCGATGCAGGCGAAACAGGATTACAACACGGCGGTCGCGCAGGTGGAGGCGTTGAAGGCGCAAGAGGCGGACCTTGAGACGCGGCGGCAGGAGATCAAGCTGGCGGAGGCGCAAATCGAGAACGATCGCATTGCGCTGTCGCTCGCCAAGCTCCAGCTCGACTATACGAAGGTTTACTCGCCCATTGACGGAGTTGTCTCGGATCGCCAGGTGGAGATTGGGCAGATTATCGCGTCAGGGATCAACAACGTCGGCGGCGGCACGGCGGTGCTGATGCTGTCCGACCTTTCTCGGATTTTCATTCTCGCGTCCGTTGACGAAAGCGATATCGGTTCCATCGCGATCGATCAACCCGCGGAGATTACGGTTGATGCGTTTCCCGGCAAGAGCTTCACGGGCCGCGTGGATCGCATTGCGGCGAAGGGCGTGAACCTGCAAAACGTCGTTACGTTCGAGGTGCGCATCGAAGTCGAGGGCGAAAACAAGACTTTGCTGAAGCCAGAAATGACGACGAACGTGACGATTGTGGTCGCGGACAAGTCGGGCGTTTTGACGATACCTTACAATGCCGTTGCGCGGGAGCGCGGCAAGGCCTACACGGTGCTTGCGAAGGCGGACGGTTCCGAGGGCGAAAAGGTCCCTATCGAACTGGGCATCACGAACGGCGAGGCGTGGGAAGTCGTGAGCGGCGTGAATGAGGGCGACACCGTGACGGTCCAGCGGGCCGAGGTGGACAGCGAGTGGAACCGTGACGGCGGCGGGGCGAACAGCGCGCGCGGCCGGATGATGATGATGCGCACGATGGGCGGCGGAGGTAGGGGCCGGTGA
- a CDS encoding ABC transporter permease gives MYLAVLLKVAIYSLVANKLRSFLAVLGVIIGVGAVIAMLAIAAGAQSQVMGSIQAMGTNLLTVRPESRGGSSGVRTGTEQNLTVDDAKAILNEVEGVEQVAPVVSGRCQMKYYENNTNTSVMGVAVTYLPLRNFEVEKGRLFTNGEEERMARVVILGPQTAEDLMGTEDPIGTTIKVNGVNFEVIGVTKAKGDQGWFNPDDNAFVPYTTAMKQMFGQDYLREIQVKCENQEDLNTVQDAIFALIRKRHRIEPGMPDDIEIRNQADMINTANEVTGTFTILLGAVASISLLVGGIGIMNIMLVTVTERTREIGIRKAIGAKDRDILRQFLFEAILMSAIGGVIGVGAGVGAAKLLSSMTQFTTVVEGHNIVMALLFSAAVGIFFGYYPARRAAKLNPIDALRYE, from the coding sequence GTGTACTTAGCGGTATTACTCAAGGTTGCCATCTACAGCTTGGTCGCGAACAAGCTGCGCTCGTTTTTGGCAGTGTTGGGCGTGATCATCGGTGTGGGCGCGGTCATTGCGATGCTCGCGATCGCGGCGGGTGCGCAGTCGCAGGTGATGGGCAGCATTCAGGCGATGGGCACGAACCTGCTCACGGTGCGCCCGGAATCGCGCGGCGGTTCGAGCGGCGTGCGGACGGGCACCGAGCAGAACCTTACCGTCGATGACGCGAAAGCGATTTTGAACGAGGTGGAGGGCGTTGAACAGGTGGCGCCGGTCGTTTCCGGCCGTTGCCAGATGAAATACTATGAGAATAATACCAATACGAGCGTCATGGGCGTCGCGGTCACCTACCTCCCACTCCGCAATTTCGAGGTCGAAAAGGGCCGTCTCTTCACCAACGGCGAAGAGGAGCGCATGGCGCGCGTTGTCATACTTGGTCCACAGACGGCCGAAGATCTCATGGGAACGGAAGATCCGATCGGCACAACGATCAAGGTGAACGGCGTGAACTTCGAGGTCATTGGCGTGACGAAGGCCAAAGGCGATCAGGGGTGGTTCAATCCCGACGACAATGCGTTTGTGCCGTATACGACGGCGATGAAGCAGATGTTCGGGCAGGACTACCTGCGCGAAATACAGGTGAAGTGCGAGAACCAGGAAGACTTGAATACGGTGCAGGACGCGATCTTCGCGTTAATCCGCAAACGCCACCGCATCGAGCCGGGGATGCCCGACGATATCGAAATCCGCAATCAGGCGGACATGATCAACACGGCAAACGAAGTTACGGGAACGTTTACGATTTTGCTTGGCGCGGTGGCGAGCATTTCTCTGTTGGTCGGCGGCATCGGGATCATGAACATCATGCTGGTGACGGTCACGGAGCGCACGCGCGAGATCGGTATCCGCAAAGCGATTGGCGCGAAGGACCGCGACATTCTGCGGCAGTTTCTGTTCGAGGCGATTCTGATGAGCGCGATCGGCGGCGTAATTGGCGTCGGGGCCGGAGTGGGCGCTGCGAAATTGTTGTCGTCAATGACACAATTCACGACGGTCGTTGAAGGTCACAACATTGTCATGGCGCTATTGTTCTCGGCGGCGGTGGGGATTTTCTTCGGATACTATCCGGCGCGTCGCGCGGCGAAGCTGAACCCGATTGACGCATTGCGATACGAGTAG
- a CDS encoding ABC transporter ATP-binding protein, with product MIEVESVCKKYDLGGQIVAALDNVSLEIRDGEMVAITGPSGSGKSTLMHILGCLDSPDSGIYRLGGENVAGMTSDQLAEVRNRRIGFVFQTFNLLPRLTALENVELPLLYAQKDEAKDMAAQALDTVGLGDRMKHEPNQLSGGQRQRVAIARAIVTNPTMILADEPTGNLDSKTGQEILALFTKLNEDGRTIIMVTHDSGVASHCRRAVRLFDGRIVES from the coding sequence GTGATCGAAGTGGAGTCCGTCTGCAAGAAGTACGACCTTGGCGGACAAATCGTAGCGGCGCTGGACAACGTCAGCCTTGAAATTCGCGACGGGGAGATGGTGGCCATCACGGGTCCGTCGGGCAGCGGCAAATCGACGCTGATGCATATCCTCGGGTGTTTGGATTCGCCGGACTCGGGCATCTACCGCCTCGGGGGCGAAAATGTTGCGGGTATGACGAGCGATCAGTTGGCCGAGGTCCGGAACCGACGAATTGGTTTCGTATTTCAGACGTTCAATCTGTTGCCGCGCTTGACCGCGTTGGAGAACGTCGAGCTTCCCCTGCTCTACGCGCAGAAGGACGAGGCGAAAGACATGGCGGCGCAGGCCCTCGACACGGTGGGGCTTGGCGATCGCATGAAACATGAGCCGAACCAGTTGTCCGGCGGTCAACGCCAGCGCGTGGCAATCGCCCGCGCGATCGTGACGAACCCGACAATGATTCTCGCGGACGAACCGACGGGCAACCTGGATTCGAAGACGGGCCAGGAGATTCTGGCGTTGTTCACGAAACTGAACGAAGACGGCCGCACAATTATTATGGTCACGCACGACAGCGGAGTCGCAAGCCACTGCAGGCGCGCGGTGCGGCTCTTTGATGGACGGATAGTGGAATCGTAG
- a CDS encoding TolC family protein, whose translation MLNRLLTQRGLCCVLVCAGTGCATIEFSKPPRVPDVVVTKPLEDANQHVSPPALDPAKVPPADDAAPVPGEALNLTVEGAIVIALANNKALAVEEVNPAIQRTFVSEQRSVFDPVLNAAYVETDDENERDLLLRTPITIPDGQGGTITAGSAWQPVETEVETDSESRSVGVTQRLPTGTDITLTYGKDRTVVRNKSTDPRRVYGTDTDTDTHSLDFTVRQQLLRGGGLGVNLASLRQAKLAALASEYNLRGFTEDLVSQVEQTYWDCLTAQRQIKIFEDSLTIAENQAKEIGYRIEIGGMAESESAAADAEVAQRKSSLIDAKSNYDTLRIALLRLLNPNAESLHPVELNLLSDPKIPEVELIDISASIALARRMRPDLNQTRLQIQQDDLEVVRTRNGLLPQLDVFVTLSKSENKTHYSELFLVNTQVEDDDNVTTQIGAEFSYPFGNRGPRARYIRSTMTRSRNLLALANLNQLVEQDIRTAHIEVDRAKQQIEATAVTSRLQQTTLDVEREKLRQGKSTVLLVSQAQRDLLTAQINEVQAIAAYLKALVNLYRLEGSLLERRGVACPGSEPIDLASEDESLATASAGATTPAPVSKTEGALPQ comes from the coding sequence GTGCTGAACCGTCTGCTGACCCAGCGGGGCCTGTGCTGCGTGCTTGTATGCGCCGGGACCGGTTGCGCCACGATCGAGTTTTCCAAGCCGCCGCGCGTTCCCGACGTCGTTGTCACGAAGCCGTTGGAGGATGCGAACCAGCACGTTTCGCCGCCCGCGCTGGATCCCGCGAAGGTGCCGCCGGCAGACGACGCGGCCCCGGTGCCGGGCGAGGCGCTGAACCTTACCGTGGAAGGCGCGATCGTGATTGCGCTTGCCAACAACAAGGCGTTGGCGGTCGAGGAAGTGAATCCGGCGATTCAGAGGACGTTTGTGTCGGAGCAACGTTCCGTGTTCGATCCGGTCCTGAACGCTGCGTACGTGGAAACCGACGACGAGAATGAGCGCGACCTGCTGCTGCGCACGCCGATCACGATTCCGGACGGGCAGGGCGGCACGATAACGGCGGGCAGCGCGTGGCAGCCTGTGGAAACGGAAGTCGAGACGGACAGCGAGTCGCGCAGCGTGGGCGTGACGCAACGGCTGCCGACGGGCACGGACATTACATTGACCTACGGGAAAGACCGCACGGTCGTGCGCAACAAGAGCACCGATCCGCGCCGCGTGTACGGGACCGATACGGACACGGATACCCACAGTCTCGATTTTACAGTGCGCCAGCAACTGCTGCGGGGCGGCGGGCTCGGCGTAAACCTGGCGAGCCTGCGACAGGCGAAGTTGGCGGCGCTGGCGTCCGAGTACAATTTGCGCGGGTTTACGGAGGACCTGGTGTCGCAGGTCGAGCAGACGTATTGGGACTGCCTTACGGCGCAGCGGCAAATCAAGATTTTCGAGGACTCGCTGACGATTGCGGAAAACCAGGCGAAAGAAATCGGGTATCGCATCGAGATCGGCGGGATGGCGGAAAGCGAGAGCGCAGCGGCCGACGCGGAAGTGGCGCAGCGGAAAAGTTCACTAATTGACGCGAAGAGCAACTACGACACGTTGCGCATCGCATTGCTGCGCCTGCTCAATCCGAACGCGGAATCGTTGCATCCGGTCGAACTGAATTTGCTCAGCGATCCGAAGATTCCGGAGGTCGAACTGATCGACATCAGCGCGTCCATCGCGTTGGCGCGGCGGATGCGGCCCGACCTTAACCAGACGCGCCTTCAGATTCAGCAGGACGATCTCGAGGTGGTCCGCACGCGAAACGGTTTGCTTCCGCAGCTTGACGTGTTTGTCACGCTGTCGAAGTCCGAGAACAAGACACACTACAGCGAATTGTTTCTAGTGAATACGCAGGTCGAGGACGACGACAACGTGACAACGCAGATTGGCGCGGAGTTCAGCTATCCGTTCGGCAATCGCGGGCCGCGCGCGCGGTATATCCGCTCGACAATGACGCGATCGCGCAATCTGCTGGCGCTAGCCAATTTGAACCAACTCGTCGAGCAGGACATCCGGACTGCGCACATCGAGGTCGACCGGGCCAAGCAGCAAATCGAGGCGACGGCGGTGACGAGCAGGCTGCAACAGACAACGCTGGATGTGGAGCGCGAAAAGCTGCGCCAGGGGAAGTCGACGGTGTTGCTGGTGTCGCAGGCGCAACGCGACCTGCTGACGGCGCAAATCAACGAGGTGCAGGCGATCGCGGCGTATCTGAAGGCGCTGGTGAACCTGTACCGTCTGGAAGGATCGCTGCTGGAGCGCCGGGGCGTTGCGTGCCCCGGCAGCGAACCGATCGATTTGGCAAGCGAAGATGAATCTCTCGCGACGGCTTCCGCCGGCGCGACGACTCCGGCACCTGTAAGCAAAACCGAAGGAGCATTGCCGCAATGA
- a CDS encoding TIR domain-containing protein, producing the protein MSQVHIFVSYSHDDARWFADDKLMPRLIKSLEVIGAEVWYDHRRLGGGDPWKQEIVDAIKKAHVAVLLVSRNFLNSDFIREIELPRIERRFDMGELIVVPILVGHCNWQNVRLLSRPQMVPGKPTPLISYLDSPAEWDRVQEEIFSAIERQVDRVREKYHMDAPVRRESMIDPSATITRLSGALPRIPVQPQIEESASPVRDKDRGESTRGEASRREKSEYDTQPRHAPGSEGKKSSGLKTILMPVAAAGLAALVTAGILLRGTLFGGDAPAGNETVQAQDVVTPAQQGIVAPAVQPAPGQQAPVPQPAIQVQPAPAPVIVPSQPTQAGMVPGAAPTQQTPPPSATGPTTPMPASTPGTTSAQPVPGTVSQTPSAEPAAPSPSAEQAKPANVTQPKSTQSAPKPATKPAPKPAAPPPPPKKPANVLEDAAHEILQQQLDKLKR; encoded by the coding sequence ATGTCACAGGTTCACATTTTCGTCAGCTATAGTCATGACGATGCGCGGTGGTTCGCGGACGACAAGTTGATGCCGCGGCTCATCAAGTCGCTCGAGGTGATCGGGGCGGAGGTGTGGTATGACCATCGCCGGCTGGGCGGGGGCGACCCGTGGAAGCAGGAGATCGTGGACGCGATCAAGAAGGCGCACGTGGCCGTCCTGCTGGTCAGCCGCAACTTCCTGAATTCCGATTTCATTCGCGAGATCGAGTTGCCGCGTATCGAGCGCCGGTTCGATATGGGCGAACTGATCGTGGTCCCGATATTGGTGGGCCACTGTAACTGGCAGAATGTGCGGTTGCTGAGCCGGCCGCAGATGGTGCCGGGCAAGCCGACGCCGTTGATTAGTTATTTGGACTCGCCCGCCGAGTGGGACCGCGTGCAGGAGGAAATCTTCAGCGCGATCGAGCGGCAGGTGGACCGTGTGCGCGAGAAGTATCACATGGACGCGCCGGTCCGGCGGGAGTCGATGATCGATCCGTCTGCGACGATCACGCGTTTGTCGGGGGCGCTGCCGCGAATTCCGGTGCAACCGCAGATTGAGGAGTCTGCGTCCCCCGTGCGCGACAAGGACCGTGGAGAATCTACTCGGGGCGAAGCGTCGCGGCGGGAGAAGTCCGAATACGACACACAGCCGCGCCACGCGCCGGGTTCCGAGGGGAAGAAGTCTTCCGGACTGAAAACGATCCTAATGCCGGTTGCGGCGGCGGGGTTGGCGGCGCTGGTGACAGCCGGGATTCTCTTGCGCGGTACGCTGTTTGGCGGGGACGCGCCGGCCGGTAACGAGACGGTGCAGGCGCAGGACGTTGTGACGCCGGCGCAACAGGGCATTGTTGCGCCAGCGGTGCAGCCCGCGCCCGGTCAGCAGGCACCCGTTCCGCAGCCGGCGATACAGGTGCAGCCCGCACCCGCGCCGGTGATTGTGCCGAGCCAACCCACACAGGCGGGAATGGTCCCCGGCGCCGCGCCGACACAGCAGACGCCTCCCCCATCCGCGACCGGGCCTACGACACCCATGCCCGCAAGCACGCCGGGTACGACTTCGGCGCAACCCGTGCCGGGGACTGTTTCGCAGACGCCCTCGGCGGAGCCCGCGGCCCCGTCGCCGTCGGCCGAGCAAGCGAAACCCGCGAACGTGACGCAGCCGAAGTCCACGCAGTCGGCGCCGAAACCCGCCACGAAACCTGCGCCCAAACCCGCCGCGCCACCTCCGCCGCCCAAGAAGCCGGCGAACGTGCTGGAAGACGCGGCCCACGAAATCCTTCAGCAGCAGCTTGACAAACTGAAACGATAG
- a CDS encoding RNA-directed DNA polymerase: MGLFKKLFKGSGHTVEELARRLGTAPAELSAVRPTYTTFHIPKRSGGQRTIHAPAPELKQLQRLILRRVLARLRAHPHAVGFERGHSIVTNAVCHVGQPVVAKLDIVDFFASTSARRVEEYFQRIGWNREAAALLTELCTYNGGLPQGAPTSPRISNLVNFGIDAGLKTLAERSGATYTRYADDITFSFATDDSNTISMLLTVTRQILRDYGYRVHIARKRRIMRQHQRQEVTGLVVNRKAQLPRRTRRWLRAVRHRAQGESGPTLTQSQLQGWAALEHMITTQRDTR, encoded by the coding sequence GTGGGTCTGTTCAAGAAGCTGTTCAAAGGTTCCGGGCACACCGTCGAAGAATTGGCGCGGCGCCTCGGAACCGCGCCGGCCGAGCTGTCCGCCGTCCGCCCGACATACACGACGTTTCACATACCGAAGCGAAGTGGGGGACAGCGCACGATCCATGCGCCGGCGCCGGAACTGAAACAACTGCAGCGCCTCATTCTGCGCCGCGTGCTCGCGCGGCTGCGCGCACACCCCCACGCCGTCGGGTTCGAGCGCGGTCACTCGATTGTGACGAACGCGGTGTGCCACGTCGGCCAGCCCGTCGTGGCAAAACTGGACATCGTGGACTTCTTCGCGAGCACGTCCGCGAGACGCGTGGAAGAGTATTTTCAGCGGATCGGCTGGAACCGCGAGGCCGCGGCGCTGCTAACCGAATTGTGTACGTACAACGGCGGCCTGCCGCAGGGCGCGCCAACAAGCCCGCGCATCAGCAACCTCGTCAATTTCGGCATCGACGCCGGCCTGAAAACGCTGGCCGAACGGTCGGGCGCAACCTACACCCGATACGCCGACGACATCACATTCTCGTTTGCGACCGACGACAGCAACACTATCAGCATGTTGCTGACCGTCACGCGCCAGATTCTCCGCGATTACGGCTACAGGGTTCACATCGCCAGGAAGCGCCGCATCATGCGCCAACATCAGCGCCAGGAAGTGACAGGGCTCGTTGTGAACCGGAAAGCGCAATTGCCACGCCGCACGCGGCGATGGTTGCGCGCCGTGCGGCACCGGGCCCAAGGCGAAAGTGGCCCGACGCTTACGCAATCGCAACTGCAAGGTTGGGCGGCCCTGGAACACATGATAACAACCCAGCGCGATACCCGATAA
- a CDS encoding pectate lyase, with product MLVLSEFRPSRPPAFPGAQGFGMYTIGGRGGRVIEVTNLNDHGPGSLRAACEAKGPRTVVFRVSGTIPLESELKIREPFITIAGQTAPGDGICIKNYQVSFDTQHFICRYMRFRPGDEMKKEQDAFGGEGDHIIIDHCSASWAVDETLSINKASNLTVQWCMVTESLTKSVHKKGAHGYGGLWGGPGGSWHHNILAHHTSRNPRASGNEESGLMDFRNNVIYNWGFNSAYGGELWPRNWINNYYKYGPATREDVRDRIFLQKDPRGRMYADGNFVWGFPEITVNNWAGGIDFAPDGDATEQTLRAFQPYVVAPVNETHSAKAAYELVLMGAGCSVARDAVDARIVEEIRTGTARFGETYAGGGKGIIDSQATVGGWPELRSTELPADTDHDGMPDDWEAARRLNPNDAADGALDRDGDGYTNLEEYLDALVSGGTVSTR from the coding sequence CTGTTGGTGTTGAGCGAATTTCGACCGAGCCGTCCGCCTGCGTTCCCCGGCGCGCAAGGGTTTGGCATGTATACGATTGGTGGGCGCGGCGGACGCGTGATTGAAGTGACCAACTTGAACGATCACGGGCCGGGGAGTTTGCGCGCGGCATGCGAAGCGAAGGGCCCGCGCACGGTGGTATTCCGTGTTTCGGGAACTATACCGCTTGAATCGGAACTGAAGATCAGGGAGCCGTTCATTACGATTGCGGGGCAGACTGCGCCCGGAGACGGGATTTGCATCAAGAATTATCAGGTTAGTTTCGACACGCAACATTTTATTTGCCGGTACATGCGGTTTCGTCCGGGCGATGAGATGAAGAAAGAACAGGACGCGTTCGGAGGCGAGGGCGACCACATCATTATCGATCACTGTTCGGCAAGTTGGGCGGTGGACGAGACGCTATCCATTAACAAGGCGTCGAACCTGACGGTGCAGTGGTGCATGGTGACGGAGAGCCTGACGAAGTCCGTACACAAGAAGGGGGCACACGGGTACGGGGGGCTGTGGGGCGGGCCGGGCGGATCGTGGCACCACAACATTCTCGCGCACCATACGTCGCGTAATCCGCGCGCCTCGGGCAACGAGGAATCGGGCTTGATGGACTTCCGGAACAATGTCATCTACAACTGGGGATTCAACAGCGCGTACGGCGGCGAGTTGTGGCCGCGGAACTGGATCAACAATTACTACAAGTACGGTCCTGCGACGCGAGAAGACGTGCGCGACCGTATTTTTTTGCAGAAGGACCCGCGCGGAAGAATGTACGCGGACGGCAATTTTGTTTGGGGATTTCCGGAAATCACCGTGAACAACTGGGCAGGCGGGATAGATTTCGCCCCCGATGGCGACGCAACAGAGCAGACCTTGCGTGCATTCCAGCCGTATGTTGTCGCTCCCGTTAATGAGACGCACTCCGCAAAGGCGGCATACGAATTGGTGTTGATGGGCGCGGGATGTTCGGTCGCGCGCGATGCAGTCGACGCGCGGATTGTCGAAGAGATTCGCACGGGTACGGCGCGGTTCGGCGAGACCTATGCAGGCGGTGGGAAGGGTATTATCGATTCGCAGGCAACGGTCGGGGGCTGGCCCGAATTGCGTTCGACGGAGCTGCCCGCGGACACCGATCACGACGGTATGCCAGACGACTGGGAGGCCGCTCGGCGCCTGAACCCGAACGATGCGGCGGATGGGGCGCTCGATAGAGACGGGGACGGCTACACGAACCTCGAAGAGTATCTGGACGCGCTTGTTTCCGGCGGGACTGTTTCCACGCGCTGA